Proteins from one Bos indicus x Bos taurus breed Angus x Brahman F1 hybrid chromosome 19, Bos_hybrid_MaternalHap_v2.0, whole genome shotgun sequence genomic window:
- the SLC13A2 gene encoding solute carrier family 13 member 2, giving the protein MATCWQGLWAYRFYLIVFFLPIFLLPLPILVPTKEACCAYTIILMALLWCTEALPLAVTAFLPVIMFPMMGIMTASTVSLEYLKDTNILFIGGMMVALAVETWNLHKRIALRVLLIIGVRPALLILGFMLVTAFLSMWISNTATTAMMLPIAHAVLEQLHKMPTDRDVEEGRHNPAFELQEQKEETKLDEKDNKQDCPALPTPSESKTQQNKEQLRFSQGLSLCVCYSASIGGIATLTGTTPNLVLQGQVNSIFPRNGNVVNFASWFGFAFPAMIILLLLSWVWLQILFLGFDFRKNFGLGEQSKNQERAAFEVIRREHKLLGPINFAEKAVTFLFVLLVVLWFTREPGFFTGWGNLAFSDENGKSMTSDGTVAILIAVIMFIVPSKIPGLTQKPGNPGKLKAPPALLTWDIVKKKMPWNIVILLGGGFALAKGSEESGLSKWLGDKLTPLESVPPAAIAFIICLLIAVFTECTSNVATTTLFLPILASMSQAICIHPLYVMLPCTLASSLAFMLPVATPPNAIAFSFGGLRVTDMARAGFMLNIIGVLVITLAINSWSIPMFDLHSFPSWAQSNTTGLCGVSQANVTTSSP; this is encoded by the exons GAAGCCTGTTGTGCCTACACCATCATCCTCATGGCGCTGCTCTGGTGCACTGAGGCGCTACCGCTGGCCGTCACTGCCTTCCTCCCCGTCATCATGTTCCCCATGATGGGCATAATGACTGCTTCCACG GTCAGCCTTGAGTACCTGAAAGACACCAACATCCTATTCATTGGGGGGATGATGGTGGCCCTTGCCGTGGAGACCTGGAATCTGCACAAACGCATTGCCCTCCGCGTGCTCCTCATCATCGGGGTGCGGCCCGCCCT GCTGATTCTGGGCTTCATGTTGGTTACGGCCTTCTTGTCCATGTGGATCAGCAACACGGCCACCACCGCCATGATGCTGCCCATAGCCCACGCCGTTCTGGAGCAGCTGCACAAGATGCCCACAGACAGGGATGTTGAGGAGGGCAGGCACAACCCTGCCTTTGAACTCcaggaacagaaggaagagaCCAAGCTTGATGAGAAAG ACAACAAGCAGGATTGCCCTGCTCTACCGACTCCTTCGGAGTCCAAGACACAGCAGAACAAGGAGCAGCTCCGCTTcagccagggactgagcctgtgtgtgtgctactCGGCCAGCATCGGGGGCATCGCCACCCTGACCGGCACCACCCCAAACCTGGTGCTGCAAGGCCAGGTCAACTC GATCTTCCCCCGAAATGGCAACGTGGTGAACTTCGCCTCCTGGTTCGGCTTTGCCTTCCCTGCCATGATCATCTTACTGCTGCTTTCCTGGGTGTGGCTACAGATCCTCTTCTTAGGATTCGA cTTCCGGAAGAACTTTGGCTTGGGGGAACAGAGCAAGAATCAGGAGCGAGCAGCTTTCGAAGTCATCCGGAGAGAGCACAAGCTGCTGGGCCCCATAAACTTCGCGGAAAAGGCTGTCACCTTCCTCTTTGTCTTGTTGGTGGTGCTCTGGTTCACTCGGGAACCAGGCTTTTTCACAGGCTGGGGTAACCTGGCTTTTTCCGATGAGAATGGGAAGAG CATGACATCCGATGGAACAGTAGCCATCTTAATTGCTGTAATTATGTTCATCGTGCCCTCCAAGATCCCAGGGCTGACTCAGAAACCAG GAAACCCAGGGAAGCTGAAggcccctcctgccctcctcacctgggatatagtaaaaaagaaaatgccttgGAATATCGTGATCCTTCTGGGTGGTGGCTTTGCCCTGGCCAAGGGCAGTGAG GAATCGGGCCTGTCGAAGTGGCTGGGGGATAAGCTGACCCCACTGGAGAGTGTGCCGCCTGCTGCCATCGCCTTTATCATCTGCCTCCTGATTGCCGTCTTCACGGAGTGCACCAGCAATGTGGCCACCACCACACTCTTCCTGCCCATCCTGGCCTCCATG TCCCAGGCCATCTGCATCCACCCTCTCTACGTCATGCTCCCCTGCACCCTTGCCAGTTCCCTGGCCTTCATGCTCCCTGTGGCCACCCCGCCCAACGCCATCGCCTTCTCATTCGGAGGCCTCAGAGTGACAGACATG GCCCGAGCGGGATTCATGCTCAACATCATCGGGGTTCTGGTCATCACACTGGCCATCAACAGCTGGAGCATCCCCATGTTCGACCTGCACAGCTTCCCCTCCTGGGCCCAGTCCAACACCACAGGCCTCTGTGGGGTCAGCCAGGCAAATGTCACAACATCTAGCCCCTAG